In Lacibacter sp. H375, one DNA window encodes the following:
- a CDS encoding response regulator transcription factor: protein MKQAEKIKVALADDHILLRKGLAGVVDSFGNYSVLFEADNGQHFTQQIKKHGEPDIVLMDINMPEMDGYATAQWLKQHYPLVNVIALSMYDNENAIIRMFKAGAKGYILKDSEPPELQNALDSVHQKGYYYSELVTGRLIHSINQMDDNKSEIKILNELNDREVEFLKHACTEMTYKEIAEKMFLSPRTIDGYRDALFEKLEIKTRVGLVMYAIKNGIVSV from the coding sequence ATGAAGCAGGCAGAAAAAATTAAAGTAGCATTGGCTGATGACCACATTTTGCTGCGAAAAGGTTTGGCAGGAGTGGTAGACAGCTTTGGGAACTACTCGGTTTTATTTGAAGCTGACAATGGCCAGCATTTTACACAGCAGATAAAAAAACATGGAGAGCCTGATATTGTACTGATGGATATCAACATGCCGGAGATGGATGGTTATGCAACTGCTCAATGGCTAAAGCAGCATTATCCTTTAGTAAATGTGATAGCGTTATCCATGTATGACAACGAAAACGCTATTATCAGAATGTTTAAAGCCGGAGCAAAAGGATATATTCTTAAGGACAGTGAGCCACCCGAATTACAGAACGCATTAGATTCTGTTCATCAAAAAGGGTATTATTATTCTGAGTTGGTAACGGGACGGTTGATTCATTCCATCAACCAAATGGATGATAATAAAAGCGAAATAAAAATTCTCAACGAGTTAAATGATCGTGAAGTTGAATTTCTGAAACATGCATGTACGGAAATGACGTACAAAGAAATTGCTGAAAAAATGTTTCTTAGCCCCAGAACAATTGACGGTTATCGTGATGCATTATTTGAAAAACTTGAAATTAAAACAAGGGTGGGGCTGGTGATGTACGCAATTAAAAATGGTATTGTATCGGTATAA
- a CDS encoding sensor histidine kinase, with protein sequence MDSEIAQLLFYFTIAILLLGIFLIVFVIIYRLRMNNYLKEKEQTRLLYEQTLLQTQLEIQEQTLKNISQEIHDNVGQVLTLAKLNLATTAVDDSGAREKIKTSQQLIGKAIQDLRDLSRSLNTDYVEQMGLLRSIEYELELLKKTGSIQTSFLITGTVEKLDKHKELILFRIVQEAIHNVIRHAEAGKINTTVVFSNHAMEICIEDNGKGFDIKPITNSGGKSFGLGIRNMHERATLIGTRFSINSEPGSGTKLYLQVPLNETMDEAGRKN encoded by the coding sequence ATGGATTCAGAAATAGCACAACTACTTTTTTATTTTACAATAGCAATTTTGTTATTGGGTATTTTCTTGATCGTCTTTGTCATCATTTATCGCTTACGTATGAATAACTACCTCAAAGAAAAGGAGCAAACAAGGCTTCTTTATGAGCAAACACTTTTGCAAACCCAACTTGAGATACAGGAACAAACACTCAAAAACATCTCGCAGGAAATTCATGACAACGTGGGGCAAGTTTTAACACTTGCCAAACTGAATCTTGCAACTACTGCTGTTGATGACTCGGGTGCAAGGGAGAAAATTAAAACAAGTCAGCAACTCATAGGTAAAGCTATCCAGGATTTGCGTGATTTGAGCCGCAGCCTGAATACTGACTATGTAGAGCAGATGGGCCTTCTGCGCTCTATCGAATATGAGCTCGAGTTACTGAAGAAAACGGGTAGCATTCAAACAAGTTTCCTCATTACCGGAACTGTTGAAAAGCTTGACAAGCACAAAGAACTCATATTGTTTCGTATTGTTCAGGAAGCAATACACAATGTAATACGTCATGCAGAGGCGGGCAAAATAAATACAACAGTTGTATTTAGTAATCATGCAATGGAAATTTGTATTGAGGATAATGGTAAAGGGTTCGATATAAAACCAATAACAAATTCCGGAGGTAAATCGTTTGGTCTTGGCATTCGTAATATGCACGAACGGGCTACATTAATTGGAACACGGTTTTCCATTAACAGTGAACCGGGATCAGGAACAAAACTTTATCTTCAGGTACCTTTAAACGAAACGATGGATGAAGCAGGCAGAAAAAATTAA